Proteins found in one Aquibium microcysteis genomic segment:
- a CDS encoding protein-disulfide reductase DsbD domain-containing protein — protein MTALRRFFRAAAAASLVSTAASAHASSSDPLVTEGATLRLVTAGLADGTGKLRGALEIRLDAGWKTYWKEPGASGVPPQIDVTDSINVSAAQFHFPAPEWHEDAYGAWAGYDETVVLPVTFTVDDPERFSAVEADLFLGICETICIPVQARLSVEPGMAPDDPADAVLVESAFASLPRTPDAALGVTAATREGDMLLVTVATPKGQADPATLFLAPGGGYVLGVPKPHEAPDGATIFEVPVLAAPSGAAEGTEMTYTLTHGDAAVSGTFILR, from the coding sequence ATGACCGCGTTGCGCCGCTTTTTCCGTGCAGCAGCCGCCGCCTCCCTGGTGTCGACGGCGGCGAGTGCCCATGCCTCGTCGAGCGATCCCCTGGTGACCGAGGGCGCAACGCTGCGCCTCGTCACAGCGGGGCTGGCCGACGGCACGGGGAAACTGCGCGGCGCGCTCGAAATCCGGCTCGACGCGGGCTGGAAGACCTACTGGAAGGAGCCCGGCGCGTCCGGCGTGCCGCCGCAGATCGACGTGACGGACAGCATCAACGTGTCGGCGGCGCAGTTCCACTTCCCCGCGCCGGAATGGCATGAGGATGCCTATGGCGCATGGGCCGGCTACGACGAGACGGTGGTGCTGCCGGTCACCTTCACCGTCGACGACCCGGAGCGCTTTTCGGCGGTCGAGGCCGATCTCTTCCTCGGCATATGCGAGACGATCTGCATTCCCGTGCAGGCGCGGCTGTCGGTCGAACCGGGCATGGCGCCGGACGATCCCGCCGACGCGGTCCTGGTCGAAAGCGCCTTCGCTTCGCTGCCGCGGACGCCGGACGCGGCGCTCGGCGTGACGGCGGCGACGCGCGAGGGCGACATGCTCCTGGTGACGGTTGCGACTCCGAAGGGCCAAGCAGACCCCGCGACGCTGTTTCTCGCGCCGGGCGGCGGCTACGTGCTCGGCGTGCCGAAACCGCACGAGGCGCCGGACGGCGCCACGATCTTCGAGGTGCCGGTGCTCGCCGCACCCTCCGGCGCGGCGGAGGGGACGGAGATGACCTACACGCTGACCCACGGAGACGCGGCCGTGAGCGGAACCTTCATCCTGCGCTGA
- a CDS encoding peroxiredoxin codes for MSISVGDRLPAATFKTMTEEGAKDVSVADLFGGKKVVLFGVPGAFTPTCSNNHLPGYLENHDAILAKGVDTIAVVAVNDHHVMSAWARFTGGEGRIVYLADGNGAFTKAAGLEMDLSMGGLGMRSKRYSMIVEDGVVTTLNIEDSPGKAIDSGAAKILEQL; via the coding sequence ATGTCGATTTCCGTTGGCGACAGGCTGCCCGCCGCGACGTTCAAGACCATGACCGAAGAGGGCGCGAAGGACGTGAGCGTCGCCGATCTCTTCGGCGGCAAGAAGGTGGTGCTGTTCGGCGTGCCGGGCGCCTTCACGCCGACCTGCAGCAACAACCACCTGCCGGGCTATCTCGAGAACCACGACGCGATCCTGGCGAAGGGCGTCGACACGATCGCCGTCGTCGCCGTGAACGACCACCACGTGATGAGCGCGTGGGCGCGCTTCACCGGCGGCGAAGGCCGGATCGTCTATCTGGCCGACGGCAACGGCGCCTTCACCAAGGCCGCCGGGCTGGAGATGGACCTGTCGATGGGCGGCCTCGGCATGCGCAGCAAGCGCTATTCGATGATCGTCGAGGACGGGGTGGTGACGACGCTCAACATCGAGGATTCGCCCGGCAAGGCAATCGATTCCGGCGCGGCGAAGATTCTCGAGCAGCTCTGA
- a CDS encoding homoserine kinase, translated as MAVYTDISEEELAVFLQGYAIGAALSYKGIAEGSENSNFLLHTSQGTFILTLYEKRVDRAELPFFLGLMQHLARKDISCPLPVMRRDGELIGELAGRPAAIITFLEGVWTRRPTATHCREVGRALAEMHVAGADFPMRRQNRLSVDGWRDLWAKARPMAESYERGLVAEIDAEFAAFERNWPSDLPKGIIHADLFPDNVFFLGSRLSGLIDFYFACNDLLAYDLATCLNAWCFEKDNSFNQTKARALLSGYQTVRPLQEAERLALPLLARGSALRFLLTRLYDWLTIPDGALVQKRDPMEFIRRLRFHRHIGSAAEYGLADA; from the coding sequence ATGGCGGTCTACACGGACATCTCGGAGGAGGAACTCGCAGTCTTCCTGCAGGGCTACGCCATCGGCGCAGCCCTGTCCTACAAGGGCATCGCGGAAGGTTCCGAGAACTCCAACTTCCTGCTCCACACCAGCCAGGGCACCTTCATCCTGACGCTCTACGAGAAGCGTGTGGATCGGGCCGAGCTGCCCTTCTTCCTGGGCCTGATGCAGCATCTCGCCCGCAAGGACATCAGCTGCCCGCTGCCCGTGATGCGCCGCGACGGGGAGCTGATCGGCGAACTGGCCGGTCGGCCTGCGGCCATCATCACCTTCCTCGAAGGGGTCTGGACGCGCCGTCCCACGGCCACGCACTGCCGCGAGGTCGGACGCGCGCTGGCCGAGATGCACGTGGCGGGCGCGGATTTCCCCATGCGCCGGCAGAACCGGCTCTCGGTCGACGGCTGGCGCGACCTCTGGGCGAAGGCCCGGCCGATGGCGGAGTCCTACGAGCGCGGCCTCGTGGCCGAGATCGACGCCGAGTTCGCCGCCTTCGAGCGCAACTGGCCGTCCGACCTGCCGAAGGGCATCATCCACGCCGATCTCTTTCCCGACAACGTCTTCTTCCTGGGCAGCCGCCTGTCGGGCCTGATCGACTTCTACTTCGCCTGCAACGATCTCCTGGCCTACGATCTGGCGACCTGTCTCAATGCCTGGTGCTTCGAGAAGGACAATTCCTTCAACCAGACCAAGGCGCGGGCGCTGCTCTCGGGCTACCAGACCGTGCGGCCGCTCCAGGAGGCCGAGCGCCTCGCCCTGCCGCTTCTGGCGCGCGGCTCGGCTCTGCGCTTCCTGCTCACGCGTCTCTACGACTGGCTGACCATCCCGGACGGCGCGCTGGTCCAGAAACGCGACCCGATGGAATTCATCCGCCGCCTGCGCTTCCATCGGCATATCGGTTCGGCGGCCGAATACGGTCTGGCAGACGCATGA
- a CDS encoding M16 family metallopeptidase: protein MGVEVSRLSNGLTVATETLPHIETVAIGVWVKSGSRNEREDEHGIAHLLEHMAFKGTGSRSAWDIASQIEDVGGEINAATSVETTSFYARVLRDDMPLAIDLLSDILTDSKFDAEELEREQHVIMQEIGAAHDTPDDIVFDRFTETAFRHQTIGRSILGTAETVKSFSAQQIHDFMARQYGADRMVVVAAGAVAHDEFVREVEKRLGSFRPKAPGLPPASANYVGGDFREDRDLMDAQIVLGFEGRAYHVRDFYASQLLSMILGGGMSSRLFQEVREKRGLCYSVYAFHWGFSDTGVFGVHAATGREDIAELVPVLLSELQKTGEHIKIEELNRARAQYRAGLMMSSESAASRASQIARQIMLFGRPISKEELMDRLAGITIERLTDLSTRLFSTRPTIAAVGPVGTLAPFEDIHGLLATPQPHVRKMAG, encoded by the coding sequence ATGGGTGTCGAGGTGAGCCGTCTGTCGAACGGCCTGACGGTTGCGACCGAAACCCTTCCCCACATCGAGACCGTCGCCATCGGAGTCTGGGTCAAGTCCGGATCGCGCAACGAGCGCGAGGACGAGCACGGCATCGCCCATCTGCTCGAGCACATGGCGTTCAAGGGCACGGGCAGCCGCTCGGCCTGGGACATCGCCTCGCAGATCGAGGACGTGGGCGGCGAGATCAACGCGGCGACGAGCGTGGAGACGACGTCGTTCTATGCCCGCGTGCTGCGCGACGACATGCCTCTGGCGATCGACCTGCTCTCCGACATCCTGACGGATTCGAAGTTCGACGCGGAGGAGCTCGAGCGCGAGCAGCACGTGATCATGCAGGAGATCGGTGCCGCGCACGACACGCCCGACGACATCGTCTTCGACCGGTTCACCGAAACCGCCTTCCGCCACCAGACGATCGGACGCTCGATCCTGGGCACCGCCGAGACGGTGAAATCGTTCTCGGCGCAGCAGATCCACGACTTCATGGCGCGGCAGTACGGCGCCGACCGCATGGTGGTGGTGGCCGCGGGTGCCGTGGCGCATGACGAGTTCGTGCGCGAGGTCGAGAAGCGGCTCGGCTCGTTCCGCCCGAAAGCGCCCGGCCTGCCGCCGGCGAGCGCCAACTATGTCGGCGGCGACTTCCGCGAGGACCGCGACCTGATGGACGCGCAGATCGTGCTCGGCTTCGAGGGCCGGGCCTATCACGTGCGCGACTTCTACGCCTCGCAGCTCCTGTCGATGATCCTCGGCGGCGGCATGTCGTCTCGCCTGTTCCAGGAAGTGCGGGAGAAGCGCGGGCTGTGCTACTCGGTCTACGCCTTCCACTGGGGCTTCTCGGACACCGGCGTGTTCGGCGTGCATGCGGCGACCGGGCGCGAGGACATCGCCGAGCTGGTGCCGGTGCTCCTGTCGGAACTCCAGAAGACGGGCGAGCACATCAAGATCGAGGAGCTGAACCGGGCGCGGGCGCAGTATCGGGCCGGCCTGATGATGTCGAGCGAGAGCGCGGCGAGCCGCGCCTCGCAGATCGCCCGCCAGATCATGCTGTTCGGGCGGCCGATCTCGAAGGAGGAGCTGATGGACCGGCTCGCCGGGATCACCATCGAGCGGCTGACCGACCTGTCGACGCGCCTGTTCTCCACCCGCCCGACGATCGCCGCGGTCGGCCCGGTCGGAACCCTCGCCCCCTTCGAGGACATCCACGGCCTGCTGGCGACGCCGCAGCCGCACGTCCGCAAGATGGCGGGCTGA
- a CDS encoding GNAT family N-acetyltransferase: protein MLGLSYFGRDRLRLAGQRVTLRIPATGDYEEWASLRRRSRDFLEKWEPRWASDELERASWRLRVRRYRDEYARGTGIPFLIVLNESGSIAGGISVGNIRRGVAQSGQIGYWMGEPYAGRGLMGEAVGLLAQYCFGPLRLHRLEAACIPGNRRSIRVLEKAGFTREGLLRSYLRINGDWQDHYLYALLAGEYHDQGSRGAAVDS from the coding sequence ATGCTGGGCCTGTCCTATTTCGGCAGGGACCGCCTCCGGCTGGCGGGACAGCGGGTGACGCTCCGCATTCCGGCGACCGGGGACTACGAGGAATGGGCGAGCCTGCGCAGGCGCAGCCGCGACTTCCTGGAGAAGTGGGAGCCGCGCTGGGCGAGCGACGAACTGGAGCGGGCGTCCTGGCGGCTGCGGGTGCGCCGCTACAGGGACGAATATGCGCGCGGCACGGGCATACCGTTCCTGATCGTGCTCAACGAGAGCGGTTCGATCGCGGGCGGGATTTCGGTGGGCAACATCCGCCGGGGTGTCGCCCAGAGCGGGCAGATCGGGTACTGGATGGGAGAGCCCTACGCGGGACGGGGGCTGATGGGCGAAGCGGTCGGGCTGCTGGCGCAATATTGTTTCGGTCCGCTGCGCCTGCATCGCCTGGAGGCGGCCTGCATCCCGGGCAACCGGCGTTCGATCCGCGTGCTTGAAAAAGCCGGATTTACCCGCGAAGGACTGCTCCGGTCGTACCTCAGGATCAATGGGGACTGGCAGGACCACTACCTTTACGCTCTCCTGGCCGGGGAGTATCACGATCAGGGTTCGCGGGGCGCAGCGGTTGACAGCTGA
- a CDS encoding YqgE/AlgH family protein: MDILRQKRDVSQSGFLDDQFLIAMPGMQDENFARAVIYVCAHSEEGAMGIVINRVQPLRFPDLLVQLGVVDEKQAIRLPQPARDLLVRNGGPVDRSRGFVLHSDDFIVDSSLPVSEDICLTATIDILRAISKGNGPRHALMALGYAGWGAGQLEREIVDNGWLTCKASQEMLFDGDIDRKYERLLASLGIRMAHLSQSAGHA, translated from the coding sequence ATGGACATCCTTCGCCAGAAACGAGACGTGTCGCAGAGCGGCTTTCTGGACGACCAGTTCCTCATCGCCATGCCCGGCATGCAGGACGAGAACTTCGCGCGTGCCGTCATCTACGTCTGCGCCCATTCCGAGGAAGGCGCCATGGGCATCGTCATCAACCGGGTGCAGCCGCTGCGCTTTCCCGATCTCCTCGTCCAGCTCGGCGTGGTCGACGAGAAGCAGGCCATCCGCCTGCCGCAGCCCGCCCGCGACCTGCTGGTGAGGAATGGCGGCCCGGTCGACCGCAGCCGCGGCTTCGTGCTTCACTCGGACGATTTCATCGTCGACTCCTCGCTGCCGGTCTCCGAGGACATCTGCCTGACGGCGACGATCGACATCCTGCGGGCGATTTCGAAGGGCAACGGGCCGCGCCACGCGCTGATGGCGCTCGGCTATGCCGGCTGGGGCGCCGGCCAGCTGGAGCGCGAGATCGTCGACAATGGCTGGCTCACCTGCAAGGCCTCGCAGGAGATGCTGTTCGACGGCGACATCGACCGCAAGTACGAGCGGCTGCTCGCCTCCCTCGGCATCCGGATGGCGCATCTCAGCCAGTCCGCCGGTCACGCCTGA
- the ispH gene encoding 4-hydroxy-3-methylbut-2-enyl diphosphate reductase — protein sequence MNETPKPLLTIRLCQPRGFCAGVDRAIQIVVLALKKYGAPVYVRHEIVHNRYVVEGLEAKGAVFVEELDEIPPEHRGQPVVFSAHGVPKSVPADAKARELFYLDATCPLVSKVHKQAMRHQRLGRHVILIGHAGHPEVIGTMGQLPDGAVSLVETVEDADRYVPADPDNLGFVTQTTLSVEDTAGVIARLRQRFPNLQAPAADSICYATTNRQDAVKETADGADLYLIVGAPNSSNSRRLVEVAERAGAARALLVQRASEIPWETVGGIRTLGLSAGASAPEIIVEEIIEAFRTRFDVRVELAVTATETEEFPVMRDLRDVELTRADMAFVNG from the coding sequence ATGAACGAGACCCCCAAGCCGCTCCTGACGATCCGCCTCTGCCAGCCGCGCGGCTTCTGCGCGGGGGTGGACCGCGCGATCCAGATCGTCGTGCTCGCGCTCAAGAAATACGGCGCCCCCGTCTATGTCCGCCACGAGATCGTCCACAACCGCTACGTGGTGGAAGGGCTCGAGGCCAAGGGCGCCGTCTTCGTGGAGGAGCTCGACGAGATCCCGCCGGAGCACCGCGGCCAGCCGGTCGTCTTTTCCGCCCATGGCGTGCCGAAATCCGTGCCGGCCGACGCGAAGGCGCGCGAGCTCTTCTATCTCGACGCCACCTGCCCGCTGGTCTCCAAGGTCCACAAGCAGGCGATGCGCCACCAGCGCCTCGGCCGCCACGTCATCCTGATCGGCCATGCCGGCCATCCCGAGGTCATCGGCACCATGGGCCAGCTGCCGGACGGCGCCGTGTCGCTGGTCGAGACCGTCGAGGACGCCGATCGCTACGTCCCCGCCGATCCCGACAATCTCGGCTTCGTCACCCAGACGACGCTCTCGGTCGAAGACACCGCGGGCGTGATCGCGCGGCTGCGCCAGCGCTTTCCGAACCTCCAGGCGCCGGCGGCCGATTCGATCTGCTACGCCACCACCAACCGCCAGGACGCGGTCAAGGAAACCGCCGACGGCGCCGACCTCTATCTGATCGTCGGTGCGCCGAACTCCTCCAATTCGCGCCGTCTGGTCGAGGTCGCGGAGCGGGCGGGTGCGGCCCGCGCGCTCCTCGTCCAGCGGGCGTCGGAAATTCCCTGGGAGACGGTCGGCGGCATCCGCACGCTCGGCCTGTCGGCCGGCGCGTCGGCGCCCGAGATCATCGTCGAGGAGATCATCGAGGCCTTCAGGACGCGCTTCGACGTCCGCGTGGAGCTTGCGGTGACGGCGACCGAAACCGAGGAGTTTCCCGTCATGCGCGACCTGCGCGACGTGGAACTCACCCGGGCCGACATGGCCTTCGTCAATGGCTGA
- a CDS encoding EAL domain-containing protein — MIAALFVALSALATTAQAIEPIKISRDDVALDLSGAVEIYRNRGSNFQVSTAPGIDGIVRRIEVEAKDQQSTGDWAVFALANTTDQQIDRLIVAPHYRLVGSGLIWPDLGSRRIAAITPSEGFALDRQEAPDADVFLLTLNPGVVVTFVADLASPRVPQVYLWEPEAYKDTVNSYTLYRGIVIGIAGLLALFLTILFVVKGTSMFPATAALAWAVLAYICVDFGFLTKVIEIAPGNEQFWRASTEIALAGTFVVFLFAYLNLNRWHGHFSYGAIAWILGLGLIAGVALIDPPVAAGIARMSFAATALIGVGLVIYLGMQGYDRAIMLVPSWIMVLVWLFAAWMTITGTLDNDIVQPALGGGLILIILLIGFTVMQHAFSGGALHQGLFSDMERQALAITGAGDIVVDWDVMRDRIVTRPDVAEMIGLPANSLQGPARSWLPVLHADDRDNFRTTLDIVLEHRRGRISIDFRMRGADGHYRWFMMRARPVIGSDGEIIRCVGTMIDVTEQKKAEERLLHDAVHDNLTGLPNRGLFLNRLDTVIAVAQIQETVRPTVFVIDIDRFKQVNEALGMSAGDTILLTVARRLARLMKTGDSLSRLSGDQFGLILLSEPNPARIAAFADAMRQAIRSPINYAKRDIVLTASVGLISWTAPQTSAEELVKDAELAMQQAKRFGGDRIEPFRPAFRSFGSDRLQLESDLRRAMERNEFRLAYQPIIRLEDNSVAGFEALLRWEHPRRGVIAPSEFIPIAESCDLIVQLGLYAMQTAAEDLSSWHKQIGETPLSVSVNLSSRQLLRQDLVADVRSALARANLNPLYFRLEMTESLIMENPERSVYVLDRLRETGIGLSLDDFGTGYSSLSYLTRFPFDTIKIDKSFIDDQSPKKPMLLKSMVGMAHDLGLSVVAEGVSTEEDALQLRQMGCEFVQSFMFGHPMTSEAVTKMLKEQFPLTQA, encoded by the coding sequence CTGATCGCTGCGCTTTTCGTGGCTCTTTCCGCGCTCGCCACGACGGCGCAGGCGATCGAACCGATCAAGATCTCCCGCGACGACGTGGCGCTCGACCTGTCGGGCGCCGTCGAGATCTACCGCAACCGCGGATCCAACTTCCAGGTGTCCACCGCGCCCGGCATCGACGGCATCGTGCGGCGCATCGAGGTGGAGGCCAAGGACCAGCAGTCGACCGGCGACTGGGCGGTGTTCGCGCTCGCCAACACGACCGACCAGCAGATCGACCGGCTGATCGTCGCGCCGCATTACCGGCTGGTCGGCTCGGGCCTGATCTGGCCCGACCTCGGCTCGCGCCGGATCGCCGCCATCACGCCGAGCGAAGGCTTCGCGCTCGACCGGCAGGAGGCCCCGGACGCCGACGTGTTCCTCCTGACGCTGAATCCCGGCGTGGTGGTGACCTTCGTGGCCGACCTCGCCTCGCCGCGCGTGCCGCAGGTCTATCTGTGGGAGCCGGAGGCCTACAAGGACACGGTCAACTCCTACACGCTCTACCGCGGCATCGTCATCGGCATCGCCGGCCTGCTGGCGCTGTTCCTGACGATCCTGTTCGTGGTCAAGGGGACGTCGATGTTCCCGGCGACCGCGGCGCTCGCCTGGGCGGTACTGGCCTATATCTGCGTCGATTTCGGCTTCCTGACGAAGGTGATCGAGATCGCGCCGGGCAACGAGCAGTTCTGGCGCGCGAGCACGGAGATCGCGCTCGCGGGCACCTTCGTGGTGTTCCTGTTCGCCTATCTGAACCTCAACCGGTGGCACGGCCATTTCAGCTACGGCGCCATCGCCTGGATCCTGGGGCTCGGGCTGATCGCGGGCGTGGCGCTGATCGACCCGCCGGTGGCGGCGGGCATCGCGCGCATGTCGTTCGCGGCGACCGCGCTGATCGGCGTCGGACTGGTGATCTACCTCGGCATGCAGGGCTACGACCGCGCCATCATGCTCGTGCCGAGCTGGATCATGGTGCTGGTCTGGCTGTTCGCGGCCTGGATGACGATCACCGGCACGCTCGACAACGACATCGTGCAGCCGGCGCTGGGCGGCGGCCTGATCCTGATCATCCTCCTGATCGGCTTCACGGTGATGCAGCACGCCTTCTCGGGCGGGGCCCTGCACCAGGGGCTGTTCAGCGACATGGAACGCCAGGCGCTGGCCATCACCGGCGCGGGCGACATCGTGGTGGACTGGGACGTGATGCGCGACCGGATCGTGACGCGTCCGGACGTGGCCGAGATGATCGGGCTGCCGGCCAACAGCCTGCAGGGTCCCGCCCGCAGCTGGCTACCGGTGCTGCATGCCGACGACCGCGACAATTTCCGCACGACGCTCGACATCGTGCTGGAGCACCGGCGCGGCCGCATCTCGATCGACTTCCGCATGCGCGGCGCCGACGGGCACTATCGCTGGTTCATGATGCGGGCGCGGCCCGTGATCGGCTCCGACGGCGAGATCATCCGCTGCGTGGGCACGATGATCGATGTGACCGAGCAGAAGAAGGCCGAGGAGCGGCTGCTGCACGACGCCGTGCACGACAACCTGACCGGCCTGCCCAACCGCGGGCTGTTCCTCAACCGCCTGGACACGGTGATCGCCGTCGCCCAGATCCAGGAGACGGTCAGGCCGACGGTCTTCGTCATCGACATCGACCGGTTCAAGCAGGTGAACGAGGCGCTCGGCATGTCGGCCGGCGACACGATCCTGCTGACGGTGGCGCGGCGGCTCGCGCGGCTGATGAAGACGGGCGATTCCCTGTCGCGGCTGTCGGGCGACCAGTTCGGGCTGATCCTGCTGTCGGAGCCGAACCCGGCCCGGATCGCCGCCTTCGCGGACGCCATGCGGCAGGCGATCCGCTCGCCCATCAACTACGCCAAGCGCGACATCGTGCTGACCGCATCGGTGGGGCTCATCTCCTGGACCGCGCCGCAGACGTCCGCCGAGGAACTGGTCAAGGACGCCGAACTCGCCATGCAGCAGGCGAAGCGGTTCGGCGGCGACCGCATCGAGCCGTTCCGGCCGGCCTTCCGGTCGTTCGGAAGCGACCGGCTGCAGCTGGAATCGGACCTGCGGCGGGCGATGGAGCGCAACGAGTTCCGCCTCGCCTACCAGCCGATCATCCGGCTGGAGGACAATTCGGTGGCCGGCTTCGAGGCGCTGCTGCGCTGGGAGCATCCGCGCCGCGGGGTGATCGCGCCGTCGGAATTCATCCCGATCGCCGAAAGCTGCGACCTGATCGTGCAGCTCGGCCTCTATGCCATGCAGACGGCCGCAGAGGACCTGTCGTCCTGGCACAAGCAGATCGGCGAGACGCCGCTGTCGGTGTCGGTCAACCTGTCGAGCCGTCAGCTGCTCAGGCAGGATCTCGTGGCCGACGTGCGCTCGGCGCTGGCGCGGGCCAATCTCAACCCGCTGTACTTCCGTCTGGAAATGACGGAATCGCTGATCATGGAAAACCCGGAGCGGTCGGTCTACGTGCTCGACAGGCTGCGCGAGACCGGTATCGGCCTGTCGCTCGACGATTTCGGCACCGGCTACTCGTCGCTGTCCTACCTGACCCGCTTCCCCTTCGACACGATCAAGATCGACAAGAGCTTCATCGACGACCAGAGCCCCAAGAAGCCCATGCTGCTGAAATCGATGGTGGGCATGGCGCACGATCTGGGGCTGTCGGTGGTGGCCGAGGGCGTGTCGACCGAGGAGGACGCGCTGCAGCTCCGGCAGATGGGCTGCGAATTCGTTCAGAGCTTCATGTTCGGCCATCCGATGACGTCGGAGGCGGTGACCAAGATGCTGAAGGAACAGTTCCCGCTCACTCAGGCGTGA
- the thrC gene encoding threonine synthase, translating into MRYISTRGTAPILGFGDVLLAGLARDGGLYLPEAWPQFSAADIRAMRGLSYPDLAVRILTPYVGGEIEEATFARIVHEAYATFRHPATCPIVQSGPNEFILELFHGPTLAFKDVAMQLLARLMDHVLAERGERATIVGATSGDTGGAAIDAFAGRDRTDMFILFPEGKVSPVQQRQMTTSTAANVHALALKGNFDDCQSIVKALFNDHGFRDRVRLSGVNSINWARIMAQIVYYFSSAISLGAPDRPVSFTVPTGNFGDIFAGYAAKRMGLPVERLVIATNDNDILARTLSSGRYETRGVVATTSPSMDIQVSSNFERLLFEASGRDAAATLASMESLKQSGAFTVAGGTLEAIRAEFAAGRSTMEETAAAIAATLAASGYLADPHTATGLQVARAQPAGGAPMIVLATAHPAKFPDSVEAAVGIRPNLPSWLSGLMERRETYSVLPSDVKMVEDHIGRHARVTG; encoded by the coding sequence ATGCGCTACATCAGCACCAGGGGCACGGCCCCGATCCTCGGCTTCGGCGACGTCCTCCTGGCGGGGCTCGCCCGCGACGGCGGGCTCTATCTGCCGGAGGCATGGCCGCAGTTCTCGGCCGCCGACATCCGCGCCATGCGCGGCCTGTCCTATCCCGATCTCGCGGTGCGCATCCTGACGCCCTATGTCGGCGGCGAGATCGAGGAGGCGACCTTCGCGCGCATCGTGCACGAGGCCTATGCGACGTTCCGGCACCCGGCGACCTGCCCGATCGTGCAGAGCGGGCCCAACGAGTTCATCCTGGAGCTCTTCCACGGGCCCACGCTCGCCTTCAAGGACGTGGCCATGCAGCTCCTGGCGCGGCTGATGGACCATGTGCTGGCCGAACGCGGCGAGCGGGCGACCATCGTCGGCGCGACGTCGGGAGACACCGGCGGGGCGGCGATCGACGCCTTCGCCGGGCGCGACCGCACCGACATGTTCATCCTGTTCCCGGAGGGCAAGGTGTCGCCGGTGCAGCAGCGCCAGATGACGACCTCCACGGCGGCCAACGTGCACGCGCTGGCGCTGAAGGGCAATTTCGACGACTGCCAGTCGATCGTGAAGGCGCTGTTCAACGACCACGGCTTCCGCGACCGGGTGCGGCTGTCGGGCGTCAACTCGATCAACTGGGCCCGCATCATGGCCCAGATCGTCTATTACTTCTCCTCGGCGATCAGCCTGGGCGCGCCGGACCGCCCCGTCTCCTTCACCGTGCCGACCGGCAATTTCGGCGACATCTTCGCGGGCTACGCCGCCAAGCGGATGGGACTGCCGGTCGAGCGGCTGGTGATCGCCACCAACGACAACGACATCCTGGCGCGCACGCTGTCGAGCGGGCGCTACGAGACGCGCGGCGTCGTGGCGACGACCTCGCCGTCGATGGACATCCAGGTGTCGTCCAACTTCGAGCGGCTGCTGTTCGAGGCCTCCGGCCGCGACGCGGCGGCCACCCTGGCCTCGATGGAGAGCCTGAAACAGTCGGGCGCGTTCACGGTGGCGGGCGGCACGCTCGAGGCGATCCGCGCCGAGTTCGCCGCCGGCCGCTCGACGATGGAGGAGACGGCGGCGGCCATCGCCGCCACGCTCGCGGCCAGCGGCTATCTCGCCGATCCGCACACGGCGACCGGCCTGCAGGTCGCCCGGGCGCAGCCGGCGGGCGGCGCGCCGATGATCGTGCTGGCGACGGCGCATCCGGCCAAGTTCCCGGATTCGGTCGAGGCGGCGGTCGGAATCCGGCCGAACTTGCCTTCATGGCTGTCGGGGCTTATGGAACGTCGCGAGACGTACAGCGTGCTTCCATCCGACGTCAAAATGGTGGAAGATCACATCGGCCGGCATGCCAGGGTGACCGGCTAG
- the rnhA gene encoding ribonuclease HI → MKTVEVFTDGACSGNPGPGGWGAYMRFKGKVKELSGGEADTTNNRMELMAAIEALNALKESCHVVLTTDSNYVRDGISSWIDGWKRNGWKTASKQPVKNVELWQALDQARLRHKVEWHWVKGHAGHPENERADELARMGMAPFKRRP, encoded by the coding sequence ATGAAGACGGTCGAAGTGTTCACCGACGGGGCCTGCTCGGGCAATCCCGGCCCCGGCGGCTGGGGCGCCTACATGCGCTTCAAGGGCAAGGTCAAGGAACTCTCCGGCGGCGAGGCCGACACCACCAACAACCGCATGGAACTGATGGCGGCGATCGAGGCGCTGAATGCGCTGAAGGAATCCTGCCACGTCGTCCTGACCACCGATTCCAACTACGTCCGCGACGGCATCTCGAGCTGGATCGACGGCTGGAAGAGGAACGGCTGGAAGACGGCCTCGAAGCAGCCGGTCAAGAACGTCGAGCTCTGGCAGGCGCTCGATCAGGCGCGCCTGCGCCACAAGGTCGAGTGGCACTGGGTCAAGGGCCATGCCGGCCATCCGGAGAACGAACGCGCCGACGAACTCGCCCGCATGGGCATGGCGCCCTTCAAGCGTCGCCCCTGA